In one window of Methanoculleus chikugoensis DNA:
- a CDS encoding ribose-phosphate diphosphokinase, translating to MRIISTERSQVLAARVAERLGISLVETKFTRFPDGELYLKCGELDDETLIVSSIVDNDMFMQTLLAIDAADHSKNTLVVPYLGYSRQDKRFSPGEPISARAVARALSTGIERVYVVNIHDPGVLSHFGVPAKNVTIAPAVGGYIGDLRLKNPLILAPDEGAIDFASGVAAVGGWDCDHLEKTRLSGEEVRIAPKTIDAAGRDAVIVDDIISTGGTLATAACMLREQGAASIHAACVHGVLTSGAYTRLRAAGVSSVVSSDTYENASSFISAASAIVTAIKEDAHR from the coding sequence ATGAGAATAATCAGCACGGAACGGTCCCAGGTTCTCGCAGCCCGCGTCGCCGAAAGACTGGGAATCTCACTGGTCGAGACGAAATTCACCCGATTTCCCGACGGGGAACTGTATCTTAAGTGCGGAGAACTGGACGACGAAACCCTGATCGTCAGCAGCATCGTGGACAACGATATGTTCATGCAGACTCTTCTTGCTATCGATGCCGCCGATCATTCGAAGAACACGCTGGTGGTCCCGTATCTCGGCTACTCCCGGCAGGACAAACGTTTCTCCCCGGGCGAACCGATCAGCGCCCGGGCCGTCGCACGGGCCCTCTCGACCGGCATCGAGCGGGTCTACGTCGTCAACATCCACGACCCGGGCGTGCTGAGCCACTTCGGTGTCCCGGCAAAGAACGTCACCATCGCTCCGGCCGTCGGCGGCTACATCGGCGACCTGCGCCTGAAAAATCCCCTGATCCTCGCCCCGGACGAGGGCGCGATCGACTTCGCTTCAGGCGTCGCGGCGGTCGGCGGGTGGGATTGCGATCACCTCGAGAAGACCCGGCTCTCGGGCGAGGAGGTCAGGATCGCCCCGAAGACCATCGATGCGGCCGGCCGGGACGCCGTGATCGTGGACGATATCATATCCACCGGCGGAACCCTCGCGACCGCCGCCTGCATGCTCCGGGAGCAGGGAGCCGCGTCCATCCACGCCGCCTGCGTCCACGGGGTGCTCACGAGCGGCGCCTACACCCGCCTGCGGGCGGCGGGAGTCTCTTCGGTCGTCTCCAGCGACACCTACGAGAACGCCTCAAGTTTCATATCGGCTGCAAGCGCTATCGTCACCGCGATCAAAGAAGATGCTCACCGTTGA
- the thsA gene encoding thermosome subunit alpha, with protein MLAGQPIIILRDNVERTRGFEAQRSNIMAAKAIAAAVRTTLGPRGMDKMLVSSTGDVVITNDGATILHEMSVQHPGGKLVVEVAETQDDEVGDGTTTATVLVGSLMEEAETLLAQEVHPTIIANGYQLGMEKALSILEDLAIAISADDRENLIKLAGTAMTGKSIEAIKDRISGIVVDAVQQVATETGRGTYTVDEDDIKIKKQVGDSMDDAELIRGIVIDKKRVFEQMPDKVTDAKVALLAQPLEITKTQVKSKIKITSSDQLKAFSEQERESLRKLAGQIVAAGANVVLCQKGIADAVQYYLAKHGVYAVEDVKEEDMKFAARALCGTIVNKPEELTEETLGHAEAAEEVPDADLTIISGCENPKAVTILLRGTSQLLLDELERAVYDAARVIQDAIEDGKFVVGGGSVETELQMRIRDYAATVGGRAQLAIEAFANAFEVIPRTLAENSGFDTIDKVVALRKAHADGAKYAGLNVYTGEIVDMLEAGVIEPERVKTQAIKSATETAMLLVRVDDMMITQTGKPAAQ; from the coding sequence ATGCTTGCTGGACAGCCCATCATTATTTTACGGGACAATGTTGAGCGCACTCGCGGATTCGAGGCGCAACGCTCGAATATCATGGCTGCAAAGGCAATTGCAGCCGCCGTTCGGACGACACTCGGTCCCAGGGGAATGGACAAGATGCTGGTCAGCTCCACCGGCGACGTGGTGATCACGAACGATGGGGCAACCATCCTGCACGAGATGTCCGTGCAGCACCCCGGCGGCAAGCTGGTCGTTGAGGTTGCGGAGACCCAGGACGACGAGGTCGGCGACGGCACCACGACCGCGACCGTGCTCGTGGGGTCCCTCATGGAAGAAGCGGAGACGCTGCTCGCCCAGGAGGTTCATCCCACCATCATCGCGAACGGTTACCAGCTCGGCATGGAGAAGGCTCTTTCGATCCTCGAGGACCTGGCCATCGCCATCAGTGCCGACGACCGGGAGAACCTCATCAAACTCGCCGGAACCGCCATGACCGGAAAGTCCATCGAGGCGATCAAGGACCGGATCTCCGGCATCGTGGTGGACGCGGTGCAGCAGGTCGCGACCGAGACCGGCCGGGGCACCTACACCGTGGACGAGGACGATATCAAGATCAAGAAGCAGGTCGGCGACTCGATGGACGACGCCGAACTGATCCGGGGCATCGTCATCGACAAGAAGCGCGTATTCGAGCAGATGCCCGATAAGGTCACGGACGCTAAAGTCGCCCTGCTCGCCCAGCCGCTCGAGATCACGAAGACCCAGGTGAAGTCGAAGATCAAGATCACCTCCTCCGACCAGCTGAAGGCGTTCTCCGAGCAGGAACGCGAGTCCCTCCGGAAACTTGCCGGGCAGATCGTTGCCGCCGGCGCGAACGTCGTCCTCTGCCAGAAGGGGATCGCCGACGCGGTGCAGTACTACCTGGCAAAACACGGCGTCTACGCCGTCGAGGACGTGAAAGAAGAGGATATGAAGTTCGCCGCGAGAGCGCTCTGCGGCACCATCGTCAACAAGCCCGAGGAACTCACCGAGGAGACGCTCGGCCACGCCGAAGCAGCCGAGGAAGTCCCCGACGCCGACCTGACGATCATCTCCGGGTGCGAAAACCCGAAGGCCGTCACGATCCTCCTGCGCGGCACCTCGCAGCTCCTGCTTGACGAACTCGAGCGGGCGGTCTACGACGCGGCCCGGGTCATCCAGGACGCCATCGAGGACGGCAAGTTCGTCGTCGGCGGCGGATCGGTCGAGACCGAACTCCAGATGCGCATCCGCGACTACGCCGCAACCGTCGGCGGCCGGGCCCAGCTTGCCATCGAAGCGTTTGCGAACGCGTTCGAGGTCATCCCGAGAACTCTCGCGGAGAACTCCGGGTTCGACACCATCGACAAGGTCGTCGCACTCCGGAAGGCTCACGCCGACGGCGCGAAGTACGCCGGGCTCAACGTCTACACCGGCGAGATCGTCGACATGTTAGAAGCCGGGGTCATCGAGCCCGAGCGGGTGAAGACCCAGGCGATCAAGAGCGCGACCGAGACGGCCATGCTCCTCGTCCGTGTCGACGACATGATGATCACCCAGACCGGAAAGCCAGCCGCACAATAA
- a CDS encoding orotate phosphoribosyltransferase-like protein — MSALEELITKAKALQAEGHTPGQISDELGLSMETVTWLLTQQKGMEAPKDVHIDWAAVGSHGVLLNDMAMMMLKRFLYLAEGSVVRAVDDLPDTVVGVAPSGAPLATLIAAEEGLKLAVYLPAKHSRSETPTGSLSGTFSAITGQRCIIVDDVVTTGTTLSETIAFLRQHGATPMAVWSLFDKRGVREVEGVPVHSLFVISRLG, encoded by the coding sequence ATGTCCGCGCTCGAAGAACTGATCACGAAGGCAAAAGCGCTCCAGGCAGAAGGGCACACCCCCGGCCAGATCTCCGACGAGCTGGGTCTCTCGATGGAGACGGTCACCTGGCTGCTCACCCAGCAGAAGGGTATGGAGGCGCCAAAAGACGTCCACATCGACTGGGCGGCGGTAGGGAGCCACGGCGTCCTCTTAAACGACATGGCAATGATGATGCTCAAGCGCTTCCTCTACCTGGCGGAAGGAAGCGTCGTACGTGCCGTCGACGACCTTCCCGACACGGTCGTCGGCGTCGCGCCGTCGGGTGCCCCGCTCGCCACCCTCATCGCCGCAGAGGAGGGGCTGAAACTCGCGGTCTACCTCCCGGCGAAGCACAGCCGGAGCGAGACCCCCACCGGATCGCTCTCGGGCACCTTCTCCGCGATCACCGGACAGCGGTGCATCATCGTCGACGATGTCGTCACGACCGGGACGACGCTCTCCGAGACGATTGCGTTCCTCCGGCAGCACGGGGCCACGCCGATGGCGGTCTGGTCGCTCTTCGACAAGCGGGGCGTCCGGGAGGTCGAGGGGGTCCCGGTCCACTCGCTCTTCGTGATATCGAGGCTCGGGTGA
- the thiE gene encoding thiamine phosphate synthase, with product MAYDLYVITDEGIGQGRSHAELAARAVAGGADAIQLRDKTLSGRDLFTAASTIREIASDAGALFIVNDRLDVALAAGADGVHLGESDLPIGEARRLAPPGFIIGASVGSVATAIRAAAEGADYLALSPTFATGSKDDAGPGHGLATLAEIRTAVALPLVAIGGITAKNVADVIAAGADGVAVISAVVGQDDVTAAARDLRARIVAAKANQH from the coding sequence ATGGCATATGATCTCTACGTGATCACCGACGAGGGGATCGGCCAAGGGCGATCCCACGCGGAACTTGCCGCCCGCGCCGTCGCCGGCGGCGCGGACGCGATCCAGCTCCGCGACAAGACCCTCTCAGGCCGGGATCTCTTCACGGCGGCTTCCACCATCCGCGAGATCGCCTCCGATGCCGGGGCGCTCTTCATCGTGAACGACCGCCTGGACGTCGCTCTCGCGGCGGGTGCCGACGGGGTTCACCTCGGCGAGAGCGATCTCCCCATCGGAGAGGCGCGACGGCTTGCACCGCCGGGGTTCATCATCGGGGCATCGGTCGGGTCGGTGGCGACGGCGATCCGCGCCGCGGCGGAGGGGGCCGACTATCTCGCCCTCAGCCCGACGTTTGCGACCGGATCGAAGGACGACGCAGGCCCGGGGCACGGGCTCGCGACGCTCGCGGAGATCCGGACCGCGGTCGCCCTCCCCCTCGTCGCGATAGGCGGGATCACCGCGAAAAACGTCGCTGACGTCATCGCCGCGGGAGCGGACGGGGTCGCGGTGATCTCGGCGGTCGTCGGACAGGACGACGTCACCGCCGCCGCCAGGGATCTCCGCGCCCGGATCGTCGCCGCAAAAGCAAACCAGCATTAA
- a CDS encoding extracellular solute-binding protein, which produces MTKRAIPLIAIVLFAALLCTAGCTTQPLVTGENATPAVADTSLLVYSGAGLKKPMSEIGEAFTDKYGIGVEYTFAGSGTLMTQMELSRKGDAFIPGGTPDYRIAREKGLVGEPGYVAYHVPVIAVQKGNPHNITSVDDFARPGLKIALGGVNSTSIGGAGDKLFRAHGIRDAVEANVVLRAPTINEVVVAMNMGTADAALLTLDQINPEKMDAIDLPQEDNLALIVPIGATTFTTQPDAAQAFVEFVTSDEGKAIFAKHGFPTYPDPAYAGIEP; this is translated from the coding sequence ATGACAAAACGAGCAATTCCACTGATCGCCATCGTTCTCTTCGCCGCCCTCCTCTGTACGGCCGGCTGCACCACCCAGCCGCTGGTCACCGGGGAGAACGCCACCCCAGCCGTAGCGGACACCTCGCTCCTCGTCTACTCCGGCGCAGGCCTCAAGAAGCCGATGAGCGAGATCGGAGAGGCATTCACCGATAAATACGGCATCGGCGTCGAGTATACCTTCGCCGGTTCGGGGACGCTCATGACCCAGATGGAACTCTCCCGGAAGGGCGACGCCTTCATCCCCGGCGGAACGCCGGACTACCGCATCGCCCGGGAGAAAGGGCTGGTCGGAGAGCCGGGGTACGTCGCCTACCACGTCCCGGTGATCGCCGTCCAGAAGGGCAATCCGCACAACATCACGTCGGTCGACGACTTTGCCCGGCCCGGGCTGAAGATCGCGCTCGGCGGCGTGAACTCGACCTCGATCGGCGGGGCCGGCGACAAACTTTTCCGGGCGCACGGTATCCGCGACGCCGTTGAAGCGAACGTCGTCCTCCGGGCGCCGACGATCAACGAAGTCGTGGTCGCGATGAACATGGGCACGGCCGATGCCGCGCTTCTCACGCTGGACCAGATCAACCCCGAGAAGATGGATGCGATCGATCTCCCACAGGAGGACAACCTCGCCCTCATCGTTCCGATAGGAGCGACCACCTTCACAACGCAGCCCGACGCCGCTCAGGCGTTCGTCGAGTTCGTCACCTCCGACGAAGGCAAGGCGATCTTTGCAAAGCACGGGTTCCCGACCTACCCCGACCCGGCGTACGCAGGGATCGAACCATGA
- a CDS encoding NOB1 family endonuclease: protein MTLVLDASAFFAEIPLDGPIATTPSVVAELTDTHAKCRFEALSAAGLRVREPREEDLSRVDAAALRTGDAGVLSGTDRDILALALELSAVLITDDFAVQNVAHRLGIETRSIRQRPARPIRWRYRCSGCGRYWKEPGDCPICGASIKRKLK, encoded by the coding sequence ATGACGCTTGTCCTCGACGCCTCGGCCTTTTTTGCGGAGATCCCCCTCGACGGCCCGATCGCGACCACGCCGTCGGTCGTCGCGGAACTCACCGACACCCACGCGAAATGCCGATTCGAGGCTCTTTCGGCTGCGGGGCTCAGGGTTCGGGAGCCGCGCGAGGAAGACCTCTCGCGGGTTGATGCGGCCGCGCTCCGGACGGGAGATGCCGGGGTGCTCTCCGGAACCGACCGGGATATCCTTGCGCTCGCGCTGGAACTCTCGGCCGTCCTCATCACCGACGACTTCGCCGTCCAGAACGTCGCCCACCGTCTCGGCATCGAGACCCGGAGCATCAGGCAACGGCCAGCCCGGCCGATCCGGTGGCGCTACCGGTGCAGCGGGTGCGGGCGGTACTGGAAGGAGCCGGGGGACTGCCCGATCTGCGGCGCATCAATCAAAAGAAAACTTAAATAA
- the tsaA gene encoding tRNA (N6-threonylcarbamoyladenosine(37)-N6)-methyltransferase TrmO produces the protein MTGITFTPIGTVHSPFSDPRDMPIQPVGARGVRGTVELDPAYATGLKDLTGFSRIIVLYHFHRSEGYALEVVPFLDTTPHGVFATRAPRRPNAIGLSVLRLVAVEGATLHLDDVDILDGTPVLDIKPYVPAFDAYPDERSGWLASTSEDARTRRSDGRFC, from the coding sequence ATGACCGGGATAACCTTCACTCCCATCGGCACCGTCCACTCCCCGTTCAGCGACCCCCGCGACATGCCGATCCAGCCCGTCGGCGCCCGGGGCGTCCGGGGGACAGTCGAACTCGACCCCGCCTATGCCACCGGCTTGAAAGACCTCACGGGGTTCTCCCGGATCATCGTTCTCTACCACTTCCACCGCTCGGAGGGCTACGCGCTCGAAGTGGTGCCGTTCCTCGATACGACACCCCACGGCGTCTTTGCGACCCGGGCGCCCCGCCGCCCCAACGCGATCGGTCTCTCGGTTCTGCGGCTGGTCGCCGTCGAGGGCGCGACGCTCCATCTCGATGACGTGGATATCCTGGACGGCACCCCGGTCCTCGACATCAAGCCCTACGTCCCGGCGTTCGACGCCTACCCCGACGAGCGGTCCGGGTGGCTGGCCTCAACCTCGGAGGACGCCCGCACCAGGCGCTCGGACGGCCGGTTCTGCTGA
- a CDS encoding nuclear transport factor 2 family protein — MEDLLAALLDIEKRAWEAADTRNVEFYRDYLAPEALVVSPRGILDREGILRDLVENPNELPEYAIMDPRVVPLGEESAVLAYTVSFGGQILFVSTVYARAEGRWRAAFHQRTPASPVAGTMD, encoded by the coding sequence ATGGAAGATCTGTTAGCGGCTCTGCTGGATATCGAGAAGCGGGCCTGGGAGGCTGCCGACACCCGGAACGTGGAGTTCTACCGTGATTATCTCGCGCCGGAGGCCCTTGTCGTCAGTCCCCGGGGCATCCTGGACAGGGAAGGGATCCTCCGCGATCTCGTGGAGAACCCCAACGAACTTCCGGAGTACGCCATCATGGATCCGAGGGTCGTGCCCCTCGGGGAGGAGAGCGCCGTCCTCGCGTATACTGTCTCCTTCGGCGGGCAGATACTCTTCGTATCGACGGTGTATGCCCGGGCCGAGGGCCGGTGGCGGGCGGCCTTCCACCAGCGAACGCCTGCTTCTCCGGTGGCCGGGACGATGGATTAA
- a CDS encoding PAS domain S-box protein: protein MYRCFDEFDDAVAILDRDNTVVRLNRSFQETFGIGNDAARGMEIGDLIARHLAPLFEEGNSAGRLIDAFRNREEVAHGAYRMRTSSGEVCRFSLSCRAISGEPCAGERLVRFRENTPGRKEERARIRAESVFATVGELVPYGLWVCGPDGDVLYLSASFLELVGRTIEECRHSGWLECIPLKDAAAVRSDWRRCLDTGCRWDRELRIPDPDGECHIILSRGAPVRDRDGQIVFWVGINLDITARKQAEQLTAVRAAQQAAVADLGQFALAGAEPPELMNAVVRVVAERLGVEYAKVLRYLPREDLFILEAAVGFGGVQIGTEKVNGGTDSQAGYTLLSHEPVIVEDFDAETRFRGPALLRREGIVSGISVIIQGDEAPYGVLGAHTRTLRRFTRDDINFVQAAANVLAQGIKRKAAEEALGKSEEKFREIAQRSFDMIYTCYYDRGITYMSPAVTRILGYAPAELIGCKCRDYVSPLSLAEWEEAQKKMAGGESIEGLEVEFRRKDGTAAFVELSESPIVENAKVVGVQATGRDITERRQNERLRQQAFEQIERNIEQFAVLGDHIRQPLQVILGMADLTDDPRTSTVIHNQVERINEYITQLDRGWVESREVRAFLRRHEQD, encoded by the coding sequence GTGTACCGCTGCTTTGACGAATTCGACGATGCTGTCGCCATCCTCGACCGGGACAACACCGTTGTGCGGCTGAACCGATCGTTTCAGGAGACGTTCGGGATCGGCAATGACGCTGCCCGTGGCATGGAGATAGGCGACCTCATCGCCCGCCACCTCGCACCGCTCTTCGAGGAGGGGAACTCTGCCGGGAGGTTAATCGACGCGTTCCGGAACCGGGAGGAGGTGGCGCACGGGGCTTACCGGATGCGAACCTCCAGCGGCGAGGTGTGCCGTTTCTCGCTCTCGTGCCGGGCGATCTCCGGCGAGCCCTGCGCCGGGGAGAGGCTTGTACGGTTCCGGGAGAACACTCCCGGGCGTAAGGAAGAGAGGGCACGGATCAGGGCCGAGTCGGTCTTTGCCACCGTCGGGGAACTGGTGCCCTACGGCCTCTGGGTATGCGGGCCGGACGGCGACGTGCTCTATCTCTCCGCCTCGTTCCTCGAACTGGTGGGAAGGACGATCGAGGAGTGCCGGCACTCCGGATGGCTGGAGTGCATCCCGCTCAAGGATGCTGCGGCAGTGCGCTCCGACTGGAGACGGTGCCTCGATACGGGATGCCGGTGGGATCGCGAGTTAAGGATTCCGGATCCCGACGGGGAATGCCACATCATCCTCTCCCGGGGAGCTCCTGTCCGTGACAGGGACGGGCAGATCGTCTTCTGGGTCGGGATCAACCTCGACATCACCGCGAGAAAACAGGCCGAGCAGCTCACCGCCGTCCGGGCGGCGCAGCAGGCAGCCGTCGCGGACCTCGGCCAGTTCGCTCTTGCAGGGGCCGAACCTCCCGAACTGATGAACGCCGTGGTCCGGGTGGTGGCGGAGCGTCTGGGAGTCGAGTACGCCAAAGTGCTCCGGTACCTGCCCAGAGAAGATCTCTTCATCCTCGAAGCGGCAGTGGGGTTCGGCGGAGTCCAGATCGGTACCGAGAAAGTGAACGGGGGAACCGATTCCCAGGCGGGATACACCCTTCTCTCCCACGAGCCGGTGATCGTCGAAGATTTCGACGCCGAGACGCGGTTCCGGGGCCCGGCCCTTCTGCGGAGGGAGGGTATCGTGAGCGGCATCAGCGTCATTATCCAAGGTGACGAGGCGCCGTACGGGGTGCTCGGCGCCCATACCCGGACCCTGCGCAGGTTCACCCGGGACGACATCAACTTCGTCCAGGCGGCCGCAAACGTTCTGGCACAGGGGATCAAGCGAAAGGCGGCCGAAGAGGCGCTCGGCAAAAGCGAGGAGAAGTTCCGCGAGATAGCACAGCGGAGTTTCGATATGATCTATACCTGCTACTACGACCGGGGGATCACCTACATGTCCCCGGCCGTGACCCGCATCCTCGGCTATGCCCCCGCCGAACTCATCGGCTGCAAGTGCCGTGACTACGTCAGCCCCTTGTCGCTCGCCGAATGGGAGGAGGCACAGAAGAAGATGGCCGGAGGCGAATCGATAGAGGGGCTCGAAGTCGAGTTCCGCCGAAAAGACGGGACGGCGGCCTTCGTCGAGCTGAGCGAATCCCCGATCGTGGAAAACGCAAAGGTAGTCGGCGTCCAGGCGACCGGCAGGGACATCACCGAGCGGAGACAGAATGAACGTCTCCGGCAGCAGGCGTTCGAGCAGATCGAGAGGAACATCGAGCAGTTCGCCGTCCTCGGCGATCACATACGCCAGCCCCTGCAGGTGATCCTCGGCATGGCCGACCTGACCGACGATCCCAGGACGTCGACGGTCATCCACAATCAGGTCGAGCGGATCAACGAGTACATCACGCAGCTGGATCGGGGATGGGTGGAGTCGCGGGAAGTTCGTGCGTTCCTCCGGCGGCACGAACAGGATTGA
- the thiM gene encoding hydroxyethylthiazole kinase: MNGAIPAALLAAVRSGRPLIHHITNSVTINDCANITICTGAAPVMAEAPEEVAEMVAAAGALVLNIGTLSATQVDAMLIAGRRANELGIPVVLDPVGVGATRFRTETAQRILDTLDVAVLKGNAGEIGVLAGTGGSVRGVDSGGIAGDPIETARECAHLTGTVVSMTGAVDVVTDDSRVFLVRNGNPAMDRLSGTGCMASSITAAFVAVADDYAVASAAALAAFGRAGERAALEARGPYSFRTALFDELAALTPDDLAGHARIEER, from the coding sequence ATGAACGGCGCCATCCCCGCCGCTCTCCTCGCCGCCGTGCGGTCAGGGCGGCCGCTCATCCATCACATCACGAACAGCGTCACGATCAACGACTGCGCGAACATAACCATCTGCACCGGGGCCGCCCCGGTGATGGCAGAGGCGCCCGAGGAGGTCGCCGAGATGGTCGCCGCCGCCGGCGCCCTCGTCCTGAACATCGGGACGCTCTCCGCTACGCAGGTCGATGCCATGCTGATTGCCGGGCGCCGGGCAAACGAACTCGGCATCCCGGTCGTCCTCGACCCGGTCGGCGTCGGGGCAACCCGGTTCCGCACCGAGACCGCCCAAAGAATCCTCGACACCCTCGATGTCGCCGTCCTGAAGGGCAACGCCGGGGAGATCGGTGTCCTTGCCGGGACGGGCGGGAGCGTCCGGGGTGTGGACTCCGGCGGAATTGCAGGAGATCCCATCGAGACGGCGCGGGAGTGCGCCCACCTCACGGGAACCGTCGTGTCGATGACGGGGGCGGTCGACGTGGTTACCGACGATAGCAGGGTCTTCCTCGTCAGGAACGGCAACCCGGCGATGGACCGCCTCTCGGGGACGGGGTGCATGGCCTCCTCGATCACCGCGGCGTTCGTCGCGGTCGCGGACGATTATGCAGTCGCGTCGGCCGCGGCGCTCGCGGCCTTCGGCCGGGCGGGAGAAAGGGCCGCACTTGAGGCACGCGGCCCCTACTCGTTCAGGACGGCGCTCTTCGACGAACTTGCCGCCCTCACCCCCGACGACCTTGCCGGGCACGCGCGGATCGAGGAGCGGTAA
- the rtcA gene encoding RNA 3'-terminal phosphate cyclase codes for MLTVDGSHLEGGGQILRLAVALSAISAEPVTVTRIRQNRKNPGLAPQHIAAVRAVAGASDAECTGLTPGSREISFTPGRIRQADLAIDPGTAGSIPLIVQAWLPVALAAGGSITVSGGTEVPWSPTIDYLEHVFAPVLRRAGASIEITVLDRGYYPRGGGRVRVRVEPSRPAPIAIPEGEGCGIVSSSAGLPAHVVERQATAARDLLNRELDLPCTAVLDPRGGGASVGSSVTAWSGAKGAVALGRRGLPAEEVGRTAARELAGECRSPGTVDVHLADQLLVYLALYGGEYSTHTLSMHAKTAGSLLSEFGYAIRCEKNDIVRFSA; via the coding sequence ATGCTCACCGTTGACGGATCACACCTCGAGGGGGGCGGGCAGATCCTCCGTCTGGCGGTCGCCCTCTCGGCGATCTCCGCCGAACCGGTCACCGTAACGAGGATCCGGCAGAACCGGAAGAACCCCGGGCTCGCTCCCCAGCACATCGCTGCAGTCCGGGCGGTCGCCGGGGCCTCCGACGCGGAATGCACCGGCCTCACACCGGGAAGCCGGGAGATCTCGTTTACCCCCGGCCGAATCCGGCAGGCGGACCTCGCGATCGACCCCGGCACCGCCGGGAGCATACCCCTCATCGTCCAGGCGTGGCTCCCGGTCGCCCTCGCCGCCGGCGGGAGCATCACCGTCTCGGGCGGGACCGAGGTGCCGTGGAGCCCGACCATCGACTACCTGGAGCATGTCTTCGCGCCGGTGCTCCGCCGCGCCGGGGCCTCGATCGAGATTACGGTGCTCGATAGGGGGTATTATCCCCGGGGAGGGGGACGGGTGCGCGTCAGGGTGGAGCCGTCCCGCCCGGCCCCAATCGCGATCCCGGAGGGGGAGGGCTGCGGGATCGTATCCTCTTCGGCCGGCCTCCCCGCGCACGTCGTGGAGCGCCAGGCAACGGCCGCACGCGATCTCCTGAACCGGGAACTCGATCTTCCCTGCACCGCCGTCCTCGACCCCCGCGGGGGCGGGGCGAGCGTCGGGAGTTCGGTCACGGCATGGAGCGGTGCGAAGGGAGCCGTCGCGCTCGGGAGGCGGGGGCTTCCCGCCGAAGAGGTGGGCCGGACGGCGGCACGGGAACTCGCCGGCGAGTGCCGCAGCCCCGGCACGGTCGACGTCCATCTCGCCGACCAGCTCCTCGTCTACCTTGCCCTCTACGGGGGCGAGTACAGCACCCATACCCTCTCGATGCACGCAAAGACCGCAGGCTCTCTCCTCTCCGAGTTCGGGTACGCGATCCGGTGCGAGAAGAACGACATCGTGAGGTTCTCCGCATGA